In the Candidatus Cloacimonas acidaminovorans str. Evry genome, one interval contains:
- a CDS encoding T9SS type A sorting domain-containing protein, which yields MKTQIWVTNPITNEIAFNTQFFAEPGALIPFSVQLPVSVEENIVSIPAGKLHLYPSVLNPHWNESIRISYDTKLTGKAELVLYDLKGRHLAEKVYDQNEIEWQLPKLSSGIYFVRLTNQGKALGTAKLIILK from the coding sequence ATGAAAACGCAGATTTGGGTAACTAATCCTATTACCAATGAAATAGCTTTTAATACTCAGTTTTTTGCTGAACCAGGAGCTCTTATTCCCTTTTCTGTGCAATTGCCTGTTAGTGTGGAAGAAAATATCGTTTCTATTCCTGCAGGAAAACTCCATCTATATCCTTCCGTATTAAATCCTCATTGGAACGAAAGTATCCGAATTTCTTATGATACCAAGCTTACAGGCAAGGCAGAACTTGTTTTATACGATTTGAAAGGACGCCATCTTGCGGAAAAAGTTTATGACCAAAATGAAATTGAATGGCAGCTGCCAAAGCTTTCCAGTGGTATTTATTTTGTGCGTCTTACAAATCAAGGTAAGGCATTGGGGACAGCTAAACTTATTATACTTAAGTGA